The window GTGGATAAATTCATAACAAACTCCGTAACCGCGGTTAAATGGTCAGCCCCGAAAATCACCACACGCGGTCCAATAAACGCTAAAACCAGAAAGCTTATGAGGACGCCCGTTGAAATATGACCTGGCTTCAAAATATAAAATAATGGAAATGTACAGGCCACAAATATGAAAAACAGCCCTGCACCAATTGCAATATCCGTAAGTGTAAACGGATTATTGAAAATAAACATAGCCAGGCCTGCCAGGCCAATGGAAATGATCATATATATGACAGCCCCAATGTAACGCGAGGCGATAATTTCCGTCCGTGTATAGGGCAGGGAATTTAATAAGATGTTTGTCTCCGCTTTTTCATCGTACGCATAGGTGTTAAAGGGAATGAAAATACTGGCCACGAGAAAAGTTAAAGCCGGATGAGTATCCATGATAATAAAGAACAGGATAAAAGGAATAAAAATCAGCAGCTGTTTTTTCTGCAGGATTAAATCGCGTCTGATCAGATTAAACATAGCTCTTTCCTCCTTTCAGATAGTACATAATGTCTTCCAGCGAAGCCTGCTCAATGACAACCGAGTTCCCGAACGTATCCTCCACGGCCTGAACATTATCTGTAAGTGCTTTAAACCCTGTAGACGCCCGCTGGACACGGACAAAGTCCTTTTCCGTGTCCCGGTCAAGAAGCTCCAGTCCGCCCTTTACCAGCGCATAGTTTTCAGCTACCTCGTGAATTGACTGGTTAAATACCAGTTCCCCATTCTGCATAAAGGCAATGTAATCGGCAATACGATCCAGGTCAGATGTTATATGCGTGGAGAAAAAAATAGTGCGGCTGCCATCAACCATCAAATCCTGCAGCAGATCCATCAGATTCCGTCTGAAAATCGGGTCCAGCCCCGCTGTCGGCTCGTCCATCATAATCAGCTCTGCGTGGTGGGATAACGCGATCGCCAGTGACGCTTTCATCTGCATTCCTTTTGAAAACGTTTTGATCGCTTTATTGAGAGGCAGCTCGAACTGGTCCACGTACCGGTAAAATACCGCATCGTCCCAATGCTTATAGGCCGGTGCCACAATGCGCCTGATATCCTTTAAGTTCAGTCCCTCGAAAAACACGTTGCCGTCGTATACAAATCCGATCCGTTCCTTGATTGCCTTCTCATGTGTTTTGTAGTCCATCCCGAACATCCTGATTTCCCCTGATTCCGGTCTCAACAAATTCATCATCATCTTAATCGTGGTTGATTTTCCGGCTCCGTTCGCTCCGATAAAGCCCGTAACAAAACCCTGCTTCACCTCAAGATCAATATTATTCACGGAAAAACCCTTAAAATTCTTCGTGACATTTTTTAATTCAGCCACATTCTCCATCCCGTTCACTCCTCGTATAAAATCTTCATCAGCTGCTGAAGTTCATCCAGTGACAGTCCAATTTCCCTGCTGTTTGTAATCACCGCACCAAGCTGTTCTTCAATCACTTTGAGCTTTTTTTCCCGTATTACCTCCAGATTCTGCTCTGCGACAAACGATCCTTTCCCGACAATGGAATAGGTGAATCCTGCCTTCTCCAGTTCCTCATAGGCGCGTTTCGTCGTGATCACGCTGATCTGCAGATCCTTTGCGAGCTGCCGTATGGAAGGCAGCGCCGTTCCCTCCTGGAGCTCCCCTGATAAAATATACGATCTAATCTGACTCGTTATCTGTTCATAGATCGGCTCTTTTGAACTGTTGGAGATAGTGATTTGCATGCCAATCCCTCATCTTCGTTTATTTAGAACAGCCTTCTCATCACGGACCGGGGAATCCTGAAAACAGTCCTTATGTGATGAAACGGTGTTCTGCTTAGTCTTTCTTGTCTTTATATAATGTATATATACTATATATACATTATATACACATACAGAAATAGTGATCAACCCCTTATTTTCAAAACTGAAGCTAAATCCTAAACAAATACCCCCCAGACAAATGGTCTGGAGGTTGGTTTTAATAGAAAAGCTTTTCATTTTCAGAGTAAACTCTTTCCCTTCAGAGATCGCTCTGTCTTACTGCTCGTGTGTTCCAAACCCATTCCTCATATCAAACAATAAACGAATTATTGATTCACGGTACGGAATAAATACTCCTCTATTAATCCATTCAATGATAGTTTCCTCCGTAGCCCACACTGCCTGCTGCACTTCCTCTGTCGGGAGCGGAAGATCATCAATGTCAGCCTCCGTATTCAGCAGATAGTAATCATCAAAGCCATTTTCAAAATTAATCGTCAGAGATGGTCTCTCGCTGCGGAGGTCGAGCGTTAATCCGAGCTCTTCTTCCACCTCCCGCCCGGCAGCTTCCTGACTTGTTTCTCCAGCGAGGGCACTGCCGCCTACACTTATATCCCACAATTCCGGCCAGTTGTCACGGTCAGACTGGCGCTGCTGGATCAGCATCTCTCCTTTTTCATTAAAGAGGCATACGTGGACAACCAGATGATAGGCGCCATCCTCAAACTCATTGCCCCGGATCATCTGGTTGCCGGTCACCTGTCTATGCCGGTCATAAACATCCCACTTTTCCATAGCGATTCTCCCCTCCTCTATCTTTATTGATTCTATCATTGTGACTTCCGGCAGCGAAGGAGAATGACTCCCGATTAAAATGTCTTCATTTCAATCTGACAAACCAGGATTGTGGAAAGTACGTATAAGTCTACGGCCGGCATATTTGGCTATCATGGTCTGCCACAGTATCGATTTCAGAGTAACGGTTAAGTCCTCCTTCCTCACTACCTTCTTTCCATCACCGCAAAATAGTTGTCTTCTTCATCCGCAAAGTTGAACACCCTTCCAGAAGGTGTCTTCACGATCTTCCCGACGGTAATATCTTTTGAGGAAAAGGTGTGATACAACCCATCAAGATCATCTGAGAAAAACATGAGTGAGGGAGTCCCAAGGTTTAATTCCGGACTAATTTTGGCTATTTTTTGCTTGTCATGCAGGACAATACTTGTTTTGCCCTCACCGGTTGGGGCAATTTCGATCCAGCTCATCCCCTTCCTTTTCTTCCGCTATCACATGAAAACCGGCTTTTCTGTCCAGAACCTCTTTGCCTCTTTCTTCAGTAAACTTAACCCCTTAAGGGAAAAACCTGTAGCGCTATCTTCTTTTTTCTTTCGATCCAAAAAAAACACCCCTTTAAAGAAATATCAAAGGGGTAAAAGAGCACATTTTTCAAATCCACAGAAAACTGTTCAGTTACTAATTCGTTGTTAATTTTTTTCTCAAGGATCTGTTAAAGTTTGTTGGTGATTTCCGCTCACTGCGCTCCCTTTCCGCGGGCACCGCTTCAGCCTCCTCGGGGATAACACCCTGCGGGGTCTTCAGCAGGCGCTGTTCCCACAGGAGTGTCGCGCGTTCGCTTCAATCAATGATAGAAAAATATCAACATTATGCTTTAACAGAGCCTTTCTCAAAAAAATAACACCCTGTTTCTCCATACCTTCTTTTCATCGGTCATCTATCACAATATGGCCTGGCTGTTCAGGCAATGATCCTAATGCTGTTCTAAGGAAGGCCGGTTTGACATCGATGTCATCAAGCTGTTCGATTGGAAACCACCTGTAGATAAGCTTCCTGCCTGTTTCAATTCCATTGAATGACACCTCTTTTGCCAGCGGTGAAATTAGCGTCATCCGGTAATAAAACCCGATCTCATGAAAGGTCTCTCCCTCGTAGTCAAAGAAGTTTTCAACCATCCAGAGTATGGTCCCTGCTTTCATCTTCATTCCTGTCTCTTCATGCATCTCTCTTTCCAATGCATCCTGTGATTTCTCAGAAACTTTTACTCTGCCACCAGGCAGAGCCCAGAATGGATCTCCTTCTGCTTTATGTAACAGAACCTTGTTATCTGCTGTTAGCACACCGGCCACCCGGAAATTGAATTTTCCGTTACCGGTAGTAAAGACTGCATCCATTGCCTGATCACCTCACTATTTTCTATCATAACGTAAAACACCCTTTCGGACTCGATATGAATCCGAAAGGGTGTAACAGACAAACTATTCAACAGTTACACTTTTTGCGAGATTACGAGGTTTATCAACGTCACAGTTGCGGTGAAGAGCGGCGTAGTAGCTGATCAGCTGGAGCGGGATGACGCTCACAAGCGGAGTCAGGTATTCGTGTACGCGCGGGATGACGATGGTGTCATCCTCCTCTTCAAAGCCTTCCATGCTGATCGTACATGGGTAGGCACCTCGTGCAACAACTTCCTTGATGTTTCCGCGGATGCTCAGGTTTACGTGCTCCTGAGTGGCAAGACCGATGACCGGTGTGCCTTCCTCAATCAGGGCGATCGTTCCGTGCTTAAGCTCTCCTCCGGCAAAGCCTTCTGCCTGGATGTAGGAGATTTCCTTCAACTTAAGGGCACCTTCAAGACATACATGATAATCCATGGCACGGCCAATGAAGAAGCAGTTTCGTGTGACGCTCAGAAACTCACGAGCCACCTGCTCGAGTGTTTCTTTCTGGTCTGCCATCGTCTCCATAGCGTTTGCCACAATCGCAAGCTCCTGAAGCGGATCAAAGTCCATCTCTACGCCAGCGGCACGGGCTGTATCCACAGCAAGAATGGCAAGAACAGCCATCTGCGCTGTATAGGCCTTCGTGGAGGCTACGGCAATTTCAGGTCCCGCATACGTGTGAAGCGTGTAGTCCGACTCACGTGAAAGCGTGGATCCCGGTACATTTGTAATCGTAAGGGCTTTGTGTCCCATTTTCTTCGTTTCCACGAGCACACCGCGGAGATCCGCAGTTTCCCCGCTCTGGGAAATGAAAATAAAGAGTGGTTTCTCGCTCAGAAGCGGCATGTTGTAAAGGAACTCACTGGCAATGTGAGTCTCAACCGGCTTGTTGGCGATTTTTTCGATCAGCTGTTTTCCGACTACACCTGCATGGTAGCTGGTACCGGCTGCAATAATATAGATGCGGTCTGCACCAGTCATTGCTGCGCGGATGTCTTCATCCAGTTTAATCGTATCGTTTTCGTTCTGGTATTTTGAAATGATATTTCGGATCACGTAAGGCTGCTCGTCAATTTCCTTGAGCATGTAATGAGGATACGTGCCTTTTTCAATGTCACTCGCGTCAAGCTCGGCAGTGTAGGAATCGCGTGTCATAACTTCCCCGTCCAGCGTTTTGATCGTCACGCTGTCACGCTTCACAATCACGATTTCCTCGTCCATCAGTTCAACGAATTCATTCGTTACCTGCAGCATCGCCATCGCATCACTCGCCACAACATTTACACCTTCACCAAGGCCTACAAGAAGTGGGCTCTTGTTTTTACCGACGAAAATCGTTTCCGGTGTCTGGTTATCAAGAAGGGCTGTCGCGTAGGAGCCTTTCAGAAGACCGAGTGTTTTGCTGAACGCTTCCTCAGTGGAAAGACCTTCTTTGGAGAAACGCTCCACAAGATGTACGATAATTTCCGTGTCCGTATCACTTGTAAGTGTCACGTCCTGAAGGAATTCCTTCCGAAGCTGGGAATAGTTTTCGATAACTCCGTTGTGAACGATCGTGAAGCGCTCGGTTGCACTCTGGTGCGGGTGCGCGTTTACTTTGCTCGGTGCGCCATGTGTTGCCCAGCGTGTGTGGCCGATTCCGATGGTGCCCTGTTTGCTGTTATCAACCGCATCACGAAGCGTGGCAATCCGTCCTTTTTCCTTAAATACGTTCACACCATTTCCGTTGGCTACTGCAATCCCTGCAGAGTCGTATCCACGGTATTCCAGCTTCTCCAGTCCCCGAAGAAGTATTTCCTTTGCATCCTCTGTTCCGATATATCCTACAATTCCACACATAATACTGTTTCCTCCCTGTATGCAGGGCAGGAACATGCCAGGGGCAGTCCTGCCCCACTCTCTAATTATCGAAGTTTAGTAAAGTCTGTCGCTGTTCTGTTTTAAGCCTTCATACCCTTCGCTTTCCGCGGTGGTGCCGTCAAGCCTCCTCAGGCTGTCGCCTTGCGGGGTCTTGCCTGGCCCCCACTACCGCAGGAGTCTTCGGGTATTCCGGCTTACACCAGCCACATTTTAATGATCATCACCGCCGCAGCTTTTGTTCAGAGAGTCGCCTCTCTGTTTTAGGCTTGCAGGCTTTCGGTTGTGATGAGCAACCGGGAGGCATCCGCCGAAACTTCGATAAACCTCCTCCTCGTCAACTAAACGGAGCGTGTCCGATCCTCCGGTTAGTTCAGGCGCTTTTAAATTCAGGTTGTCTGACATCCGTCCTCCTTGCTGATAAAATACTTGCTCATCATACTACAAATTCTGAAAACGGGTCAATCTTTTTTGGTAAAATCTTTCCTGTTTTGTTTACCCTGCGAAAAAGGTTTAGTAAACATCCTTTCGCCCTTCTGCCTCACCTCCTTAAAAAATGCTCGTGGAGCCAATGCTCGTCGCTGGAGTCGCCGCCTTCCACTCCATCATTCATTCTTCGAAAAGCAGCAACCTATCCGAAAACAGACTTAAGATGAAACAAATGCGGTTATTAATGAATATGCATGGACAGCGTGTCACGTGCTATCCATGCATATTTGTTCCGCATAAGTCTTACATGTACAGATTAATCATCGAGTGATCCGAGTTCACGTTTCACCACGTCTACAATTTTCTGAACGTAGATATCGCACTGATCCTTGGTCGGCGCTTCAGCCATTACCCGCACGAGAGGCTCTGTACCGGATGGACGTACAAGAACGCGGCCCTGCCCTTTCATTTCCGCCTCTACTGCGTTTATTTCATCTGCAATGACCTGGTTGTCATGGAGGGCATGCTTGTCTGCTACACGTACGTTCACGAGTTTTTGCGGGAAGTGCCTCATTTCTCCTGCCAGCTCGGAAAGGCGCTTACCGGTTGCTTTCAGAATGTTCACAAGCTGAATCGCCGAAAGAAGCCCGTCTCCTGTCGTGGTGTAATCAAGGAAGATAATATGGCCGCTCTGTTCACCGCCGATATTGTATCCGCCTTTGCGCATTTCCTCAATCACATAACGGTCGCCTACGGCCGTCTGCTTCGTGTGTGCTCCGATGCCTTCAAGGGCTTTATAGAATCCGAGATTGCTCATCACTGTGGAAACAACCGTGTCTTCTTTGAGAAAGCCTTTTTCCTTCATGTATTTTGCACAGATAAACATGATCTGGTCCCCGTCCACGATCGTCCCGTTTTCATCTACAGCAATCAGACGGTCCGCATCTCCGTCAAAGGCAAGGCCGATATCCGCGCCTTTTTCCTTCACGAGGGCAACAAGGCTGTCAGGGTGGGTGGATCCTACACCTTCATTAATGTTTGTTCCGTTTGGTGAAGCACCGATCGTGGAAATCCGATCCGCTTCAAGATCGGCAAAAAGATGGGCTGCCAGTGAAGAAGCCGCTCCATGAGCACAGTCAAGAGCAATATGCAGACCGCTGAAGTCCTGCTGAATGGTCTGTTTCAGGAACTGCAGGTATTTCTGGCCGCCTTCAAAGTAATCGTTTACCTGTCCGAGCTCAGCACCTGTGGGGCGCGGCAGGCCGTCTTCCATGCCGTCTTCTTTACGTAGCAGCTCTTCGATTTCGTCCTCCTGGCTGTCTACGAGCTTAAAGCCGTCCGGCCCGAAAAACTTAATGCCGTTATCCGCTACAGGATTGTGAGAGGCGGAAATCATAACGCCGGCCTGGGCGCTCAAGGCTTTCGTCAAGTACGCTACACCTGGTGTGGAAATGACGCCGAGACGCATCACTTCTGCTCCAATGGACAACAGCCCCGCCACGAGAGCGCCTTCGAGCATGTGTCCGGAAATCCGTGTATCACGGCCGATCAGTACTTTCGGACGTCCTTCGCTTTCTTTTGTAAGAATGTACCCGCCGTATCGGCCCAGTTTAAATGCCAGTTCCGGGGTCAGTTCCGTGTTGGCTACTCCTCTGACACCATCGGTTCCAAAATGTCTGCCCATATGAAATCTCTCCTTACTTTCCTTACCGCCGTGCGGCTTTAGTTATGTATCAGGGCGGACACACCGGGGTGTATCCGCTGTATGAAGGAACGGATGCTGCGCCCGTTTCCTTTATGACGAATCCTCTTCTGTTTCCTCTTCGCTTTCTTCTTCCTCAGATTCTTCGTCTTCTTCAGTCTCATCTTCTTCATCCGGACCTTCTTCCTCGTCCGGTTCTTCTTCCTGTTCCTCTGGAGCTTCTTCATCAGCCGGCTGGGTGCTTGCCGGTTCTGCGTCTTCCTCATCGTACACTCTTACTGCCACTTCGTCTATGTCGAAATTAAAGCTCAGGTTCTGGGGCCCGTTCACGCGGAGCGGCACCCCATGCTCACCAGGAGAAAGGCCGTCAAGATCAATTGAGGCATCAATGTCCTCCTGGCTGATTCGCTCAAGCACAGAAGCCGAGCCCCTTACTTCAAGGTCAAAAGCGGCATTCTCCGGGTCAAGCAGTTCGACCTCGTAATCATTATTCAGGCCGGTAATGTCGAATGGAAAGTTGCTGAAGACCCGGGATTCTTCCTCGTCCACGACCACATCCACTTCAATCGTTTCCGGTTCGACCCGCTCAACGCCCTCCGGAAGCGGAACTTCAAGCTCCAGCGTCGTACTTTCATTAATCTCTGAAAGGTCAATACTGAGTCCTGTCACGAAATTGATGTCATCTAACACATCCGGCGGGCCGTATATCGTAACCGTATTCGGGTTCGCCTGAACGGAGGTGACAGCGGAACCGTTCGAAAGCTCTCCCTCCCGGTCAATGCGAACGGGCACTTCCTTATTCGGACTCGTAATCGGCACCGTCACATCCACAGCCGGCGGATCCGGCGTGATCTCTATTTCGTCACCGGACTCGTCATAAAGAAGCACTTCCACACTTTCCTCAATCGTCTCCGATTCCCCGGAGAGATCGATAAACGCGCGGGCAGTGGCAATCTGATTGATCATCCCTTCCGCTCCAGTCACATCAACGCTGCTCGGTGTCACGGTCGGAGTGCCGGCTGCATAACCGGCTTCCAGTTCGTCTTCATTGAGCAGTTCCACTTGCACGGGAAAAGAGGATGTCTGCAGTTCCTGCAGAGCCACGCGTACGGTGGACGGTTCCACTGCGACACTTAAGTCACTCTGAAAACCACTATACTGCACTCTTTCATAGTGCTCGCCGGCTCCCTCTTCACGGAGATCAACAAAAACTTCATACTGAGGTCTGGCAATCTGAAGCATCAGCAGATTCTGAGGGCCCCTTAGACTTACCTGAACAGTCTCCGGAGCTTCAGTCACCACATACCGGTCCTCATCGTAGAGAATGGTCAGTTCAACGTCTTCCAGCACCCGCTCGCCATCTGTAATACCCGGAATGCCGGCACCGGGCTGCTGGTTGTTAATATTGTCTATACTCACCATCATGTACAGCATCACAGCAATAAAAAGGGAAACAGCCCGGATAAACCATTTATTGTTAAACCATTTATCCATCATTTTTCTTCCCTCCCCACTGCCAGCGAGATGAGGCGGAATCAGAGCCTTCTGTCGACATTTCCTTAATGAGAAGCTCTCTGAGTGTCTCTTCGTCAAGGTTCCGGTGCAGCTCCCCGTTCTTAGTCAGAGAAATACCGCCAGTTTCCTCCGACACAGCGAGTGTTACCGAGTCGGTCACTTCACTCACACCAAGTGCGGCCCGGTGGCGTGTCCCCAGCTCCTTAGAGATAAACGGGTTTTCCGAAAGAGGCAGGTAACAGGCTGCGGCAGTAATTTCCGTCCCCTTAATGATCACGGCACCGTCATGAAGCGGGGTGTTTGGAATGAACACGTTGATGAGCAGTTCCGATGTGAGTCGGGCATTCATCGGTATACCTGTTTCCACGTAGTCCGTCATTCCTGTCTCCCTCTCAAGGGAAATCAGAGCCCCAATCCGTCTTTTCCCCATATAGTTCGCTGCCTTGACGATATGATTGATGGTATCTTTCATTTCTTCTTTCTGGGCTGCGGAACTTTTTGCAAAAAATTTACCACGGCCGAGCTGTTCAAGGGCGCGGCGCAGTTCAGGCTGAAAAATAATAATAATAGCTAAAAGACCATATGCAATGGCAGTGCTCATAATCCAATTGAGTGTCTGGAGACCGAGAAAACTGCTGATAAACCAGACCGCCAGGATGACGACGATCCCTTTAACAAGCTGAACAGCCCTGGTTCCCCTGATTATCATAATCAGTTTATAAATGACAAAGGTTACGAGCGCTATGTCTACAAAAATGCCTAATAAGCGAAGGATCTGAATATCTTCGAACATGGGCGTTCCTCCATGATAAAATTACCGGGAGCAGCTATGAAAAAAGACCTGCGCTGTCCACTTGACTTGTGCTCGATAAACCGGTCGTATTAGTATTCTAATAACTTACCAATTATATCACAATTTGCACATTTAAAGTGACAGGACCTGCCATTTATGCAGGTCTGATTTCTCACTTCTGACCTCTGCGGTTTTGCAGGTGCGGGTCTTACGAAAGCCGGCAGTCAGGCTCAGACAATGTGAAATATGTACTGCTTCCGGTTCGGCGCGCCCCGCGCAAACGGGACATGCCCTGACATACCCTCAATTTTTCTGGTACCCTTTTTTTAGACGTGACAATCGCCGATTTGTTACAGCCTCCGTTCCGGTAAAAAAGAAACCCTGCGGGAGCAGAGTTTCTTTTTATTCGCTTTTCTTTTCGACCAGATTGTGA is drawn from Alteribacter lacisalsi and contains these coding sequences:
- a CDS encoding ABC-2 transporter permease, which codes for MFNLIRRDLILQKKQLLIFIPFILFFIIMDTHPALTFLVASIFIPFNTYAYDEKAETNILLNSLPYTRTEIIASRYIGAVIYMIISIGLAGLAMFIFNNPFTLTDIAIGAGLFFIFVACTFPLFYILKPGHISTGVLISFLVLAFIGPRVVIFGADHLTAVTEFVMNLSTTAIYTGGAVIITVLYAVSWGITHFIYQQKAF
- a CDS encoding ABC transporter ATP-binding protein — protein: MENVAELKNVTKNFKGFSVNNIDLEVKQGFVTGFIGANGAGKSTTIKMMMNLLRPESGEIRMFGMDYKTHEKAIKERIGFVYDGNVFFEGLNLKDIRRIVAPAYKHWDDAVFYRYVDQFELPLNKAIKTFSKGMQMKASLAIALSHHAELIMMDEPTAGLDPIFRRNLMDLLQDLMVDGSRTIFFSTHITSDLDRIADYIAFMQNGELVFNQSIHEVAENYALVKGGLELLDRDTEKDFVRVQRASTGFKALTDNVQAVEDTFGNSVVIEQASLEDIMYYLKGGKSYV
- a CDS encoding GntR family transcriptional regulator, encoding MQITISNSSKEPIYEQITSQIRSYILSGELQEGTALPSIRQLAKDLQISVITTKRAYEELEKAGFTYSIVGKGSFVAEQNLEVIREKKLKVIEEQLGAVITNSREIGLSLDELQQLMKILYEE
- a CDS encoding NUDIX hydrolase, coding for MEKWDVYDRHRQVTGNQMIRGNEFEDGAYHLVVHVCLFNEKGEMLIQQRQSDRDNWPELWDISVGGSALAGETSQEAAGREVEEELGLTLDLRSERPSLTINFENGFDDYYLLNTEADIDDLPLPTEEVQQAVWATEETIIEWINRGVFIPYRESIIRLLFDMRNGFGTHEQ
- a CDS encoding NUDIX hydrolase, with amino-acid sequence MDAVFTTGNGKFNFRVAGVLTADNKVLLHKAEGDPFWALPGGRVKVSEKSQDALEREMHEETGMKMKAGTILWMVENFFDYEGETFHEIGFYYRMTLISPLAKEVSFNGIETGRKLIYRWFPIEQLDDIDVKPAFLRTALGSLPEQPGHIVIDDR
- the glmS gene encoding glutamine--fructose-6-phosphate transaminase (isomerizing); translated protein: MCGIVGYIGTEDAKEILLRGLEKLEYRGYDSAGIAVANGNGVNVFKEKGRIATLRDAVDNSKQGTIGIGHTRWATHGAPSKVNAHPHQSATERFTIVHNGVIENYSQLRKEFLQDVTLTSDTDTEIIVHLVERFSKEGLSTEEAFSKTLGLLKGSYATALLDNQTPETIFVGKNKSPLLVGLGEGVNVVASDAMAMLQVTNEFVELMDEEIVIVKRDSVTIKTLDGEVMTRDSYTAELDASDIEKGTYPHYMLKEIDEQPYVIRNIISKYQNENDTIKLDEDIRAAMTGADRIYIIAAGTSYHAGVVGKQLIEKIANKPVETHIASEFLYNMPLLSEKPLFIFISQSGETADLRGVLVETKKMGHKALTITNVPGSTLSRESDYTLHTYAGPEIAVASTKAYTAQMAVLAILAVDTARAAGVEMDFDPLQELAIVANAMETMADQKETLEQVAREFLSVTRNCFFIGRAMDYHVCLEGALKLKEISYIQAEGFAGGELKHGTIALIEEGTPVIGLATQEHVNLSIRGNIKEVVARGAYPCTISMEGFEEEDDTIVIPRVHEYLTPLVSVIPLQLISYYAALHRNCDVDKPRNLAKSVTVE
- the glmM gene encoding phosphoglucosamine mutase, whose translation is MGRHFGTDGVRGVANTELTPELAFKLGRYGGYILTKESEGRPKVLIGRDTRISGHMLEGALVAGLLSIGAEVMRLGVISTPGVAYLTKALSAQAGVMISASHNPVADNGIKFFGPDGFKLVDSQEDEIEELLRKEDGMEDGLPRPTGAELGQVNDYFEGGQKYLQFLKQTIQQDFSGLHIALDCAHGAASSLAAHLFADLEADRISTIGASPNGTNINEGVGSTHPDSLVALVKEKGADIGLAFDGDADRLIAVDENGTIVDGDQIMFICAKYMKEKGFLKEDTVVSTVMSNLGFYKALEGIGAHTKQTAVGDRYVIEEMRKGGYNIGGEQSGHIIFLDYTTTGDGLLSAIQLVNILKATGKRLSELAGEMRHFPQKLVNVRVADKHALHDNQVIADEINAVEAEMKGQGRVLVRPSGTEPLVRVMAEAPTKDQCDIYVQKIVDVVKRELGSLDD
- a CDS encoding CdaR family protein → MMDKWFNNKWFIRAVSLFIAVMLYMMVSIDNINNQQPGAGIPGITDGERVLEDVELTILYDEDRYVVTEAPETVQVSLRGPQNLLMLQIARPQYEVFVDLREEGAGEHYERVQYSGFQSDLSVAVEPSTVRVALQELQTSSFPVQVELLNEDELEAGYAAGTPTVTPSSVDVTGAEGMINQIATARAFIDLSGESETIEESVEVLLYDESGDEIEITPDPPAVDVTVPITSPNKEVPVRIDREGELSNGSAVTSVQANPNTVTIYGPPDVLDDINFVTGLSIDLSEINESTTLELEVPLPEGVERVEPETIEVDVVVDEEESRVFSNFPFDITGLNNDYEVELLDPENAAFDLEVRGSASVLERISQEDIDASIDLDGLSPGEHGVPLRVNGPQNLSFNFDIDEVAVRVYDEEDAEPASTQPADEEAPEEQEEEPDEEEGPDEEDETEEDEESEEEESEEETEEDSS
- the cdaA gene encoding diadenylate cyclase CdaA — encoded protein: MFEDIQILRLLGIFVDIALVTFVIYKLIMIIRGTRAVQLVKGIVVILAVWFISSFLGLQTLNWIMSTAIAYGLLAIIIIFQPELRRALEQLGRGKFFAKSSAAQKEEMKDTINHIVKAANYMGKRRIGALISLERETGMTDYVETGIPMNARLTSELLINVFIPNTPLHDGAVIIKGTEITAAACYLPLSENPFISKELGTRHRAALGVSEVTDSVTLAVSEETGGISLTKNGELHRNLDEETLRELLIKEMSTEGSDSASSRWQWGGKKNDG